GCGGTGACGCTGGCCCTGCTCGTCTGGTACGCCCTCCTCTCCGACGCGGGCCCGGCCTTCTGGGTCGGCCTGGCCGTGGTCGCGGCGGCCTTCGTCTACGAGCACACCATCGTCAAGCCGCACGACCTCTCGAAGCTGAACCGCGCCTTCTTCACCACCAACGGCTTCGTCGGCATGTCCCTCTTCGCCTTCGCCCTGCTGGACCTGATCCTGCGGGGGCTCAGCCTCTGAGCCTCAGAGGTCGAGCGGGAGCAGCCGGAACGCGGGGTGCGCGGTGAGGGGCCGGACCAACCGGAAATGCTTGACGTCGAGGGTGAGCAGGCAGGACGTACGGAACTCCCGCGCCAGGACGACGTTCATGGCGTCGGTGAGCCCGATGTCGGGATAGGTCTGCATGACCGCCCGTGCGGCCGGGAGGTGCGCGCCGACCTCGGGCACCTCGAAGCGCGAGCGGAGCACGCCCTGTGAGATGTAGCCGAGGGCGCTGA
This genomic interval from Kitasatospora gansuensis contains the following:
- a CDS encoding PIN domain-containing protein, translated to MTDRPDLAVAVADTSGLLAFFNPRDPHHGQCRLALRQLGHLVVPPFVLAELDYLLTARAGSPAALSALGYISQGVLRSRFEVPEVGAHLPAARAVMQTYPDIGLTDAMNVVLAREFRTSCLLTLDVKHFRLVRPLTAHPAFRLLPLDL